The proteins below come from a single Stomoxys calcitrans chromosome 1, idStoCalc2.1, whole genome shotgun sequence genomic window:
- the LOC106095165 gene encoding ribosome biogenesis protein NSA2 homolog, producing MPQNEYMERHRKLYGRRLDFEDRKRKKEARLPKERSKKARKLRGIKAKIFNKERRNEKIQIKKKILSHAEKNVKKQVKDVEEGAVPHYLLDRGTQGSAKVLSNMIKQKRKEKAGKWDVPIPKIRAQSDMEVFKILKSGKTKRKSWKRMVTKVTFVGENFTRKPPKFERFIRPMALRMKTAHVTHPELKATFQLPIIGVKRNPSSPMFTSLGVITKGTVIEVNISELGLVTQTGRVVWGKYAQVTNNPENDGVINAVLLV from the coding sequence ATGCCACAGAATGAGTATATGGAACGCCATCGAAAGCTGTATGGCCGACGATTGGATTTTGAAGACCGCAAAAGGAAGAAGGAGGCTCGTTTACCAAAGGAACGATCGAAGAAGGCTAGAAAATTGCGTGGTATCAAAgcgaaaatatttaacaaagaaCGACGCAATGAAAAAATTCAGatcaaaaagaaaattctatCTCATGCAGAGAAGAATGTGAAAAAGCAagtgaaggatgtcgaagaaggTGCTGTCCCTCATTATCTTCTGGATAGAGGCACACAGGGAAGTGCTAAAGTTTTGTCAAATATGATAAAGCAAAAGAGGAAGGAAAAGGCTGGAAAATGGGATGTCCCCATTCCGAAGATCCGGGCACAGTCTGATATGGAAGTCTTCAAAATTTTGAAGTCAGGCAAGACCAAAAGAAAATCTTGGAAACGTATGGTAACCAAGGTTACATtcgttggagaaaattttacccGCAAACCTCCCAAGTTTGAACGTTTTATAAGACCCATGGCGCTTCGAATGAAAACAGCCCACGTAACTCATCCCGAATTGAAGGCAACGTTCCAATTACCTATCATTGGAGTTAAACGAAACCCAAGCTCGCCAATGTTCACTTCTCTTGGCGTCATTACAAAGGGTACTGTAATTGAAGTTAATATATCTGAACTAGGTCTGGTGACGCAAACTGGAAGAGTAGTTTGGGGAAAATACGCTCAAGTTACAAATAATCCTGAAAATGACGGAGTTATCAATGCAGTGCTGTTGGTATAA